Proteins co-encoded in one Epinephelus moara isolate mb chromosome 11, YSFRI_EMoa_1.0, whole genome shotgun sequence genomic window:
- the tram1 gene encoding translocating chain-associated membrane protein 1, whose product MGIRKKTNKNPPVLSHEFVIQNHADIVSCVAMVFLLGLMFEVTSKFAVLFITVQYNVTISTNGPEETAVNHFHHGIKDLATTFFYMLVAIIMHAIIQEYVLDKINRKKHFSKTKHSKFNESGQLSAFYLFSFGWGTSILLSENLLSNPVSLWEGYPHTLMPFQMKFYFICQLGYWLHALPELYFQKTKKEDIPRQLVYISLYLVHIAGAYILNLNRLGLVLLVLHYFIELLFHVSRLIYFSNEHRQTGFTIWAVLFVLGRLLTLSLSVLTVGFGLATAENQGFDLAAGNFNVIFVRITVLAAICLTQAFMMWKFINFQLRRWREHAQAQTLKKKQVPAKSKSKKDKANGVNGVNSHGADSPRARKEKSS is encoded by the exons ATGGGGATCCGAAAAAAGACTAACAAGAACCCGCCGGTGCTGAGCCATGAGTTTGTCATCCAGAACCATGCagatattgtttcctgtgttgcTATGGTGTTCCTTCTCGGGCTGATGTTTGAG gtGACCTCAAAGTTTGCAGTGTTATTCATTACTGTCCAGTACAATGTCACCATATCAACAAATG GCCCAGAGGAGACCGCTGTGAACCACTTCCACCATGGCATCAAGGACCTCGCCACCACCTTCTTCTACATGCTGGTGGCCATCATCATGCACGCCATCATCCAGGAGTATGTGCTGGAT AAAATCAACAGGAAGAAGCACTTCTCCAAAACGAAGCACAGCAAATTCAATGAGTCAGGACAGCTCAGCGCTTTCTACTTGTTCTCCTTTGGCTGGGGCACAAGCATCCTCCTGTCT GAAAACCTCCTGTCCAATCCAGTCTCCCTGTGGGAGGGTTATCCCCATACACTGATGCC ATTCCAGATGAAATTCTACTTCATTTGTCAGCTGGGCTACTGGTTACACGCTCTCCCAGAACTGTATTTCCAAAAGACAAAGAAG GAGGATATTCCACGCCAACTTGTGTACATCTCCCTCTACCTGGTCCACATTGCGGGCGCCTACATTCTGAA TCTGAACCGTCTGGGTCTGGTCCTGCTCGTGCTGCACTACTTTATCGAGCTTCTGTTCCACGTTTCCCGCCTGATCTACTTCAGCAACGAGCACAGACAAACTGG ttTCACCATATGGGCCGTCTTGTTTGTCCTTGGACGGCTGCTCACCCTGTCCCTGTCCGTGCTCACCGTGGGCTTCGGCCTCGCCACCGCTGAGAATCAAGGCTTTGATTTGGCTGCAGGAaactttaatgttatttttgttcG GATAACTGTCCTGGCTGCCATCTGCCTCACTCAGGCCTTCATGATGTGGAAATTTATCAACTTCCAGCTGCGTCGGTGGAGAGAGCATGCCCAAGCGCAGACCTTGAAAAAGAAACAAGTTCCTGCCAAGAGCAAatcaaagaaagacaaag CCAACGGAGTAAACGGAGTGAACTCCCACGGAGCTGATTCACCAAGAGCAAGAAAAGAGAAGTCATCATAA
- the xkr9 gene encoding XK-related protein 9, which yields MSPGLLMTNIKQSTAAFLQTLRRKMPQLDIQYTKLRWLLTIVGLVLYVVDICTDVGLALKYFREKHFVWTTLTLVFVLAGLLVTQIFSYAWYRDDMNEFQADTEGEPSISTIPGMSTGGLAVLHVFGMGIFTRYYHLLNKSFKVVWMTTKSYTVEEKTDVHYDLFGLATDLSMLKLFEAFLESVPQLLLQLYILLGQNERYSVLQYLSLAFSFFNIAWSLVDYRRCMRRSHPHITEMPSGLPTVVYLLYKLCTITSHILSYTLLLILSPFSTIALTVLWLLGTTWANVLQTDFCLSRGLEFLYQAVVGFILTFTFFNVKGQDTKVAMAIYYIFYVGINILAPSLLALLKPELQTAVYLLPVCGLIVGGSVLGLVCLVLYYLLLHPREKQQRVSDVVDGLGKETQTTRRMRNFLQP from the exons ATGTCACCTGGGCTGCTGATGACCAACATAAAACAGTCCACAGCGGCTTTTCTTCAGACGCTTCGTCGCAAAATGCCTCAGCTGGACATTCAATACACTAAACTGCGATGGCTGTTAACCATTGTTGGACTGGTCTTGTATGTGGTGGACATTTGCACAGACGTGGGACTGGCACTGAAATATTTTCGAGAGAAACATTTTGTGTGGACCACACTGACTCTAGTGTTTGTTCTGGCGGGGCTGCTGGTGACGCAGATCTTCAGTTATGCCTGGTACAGGGATGACATGAATGAATTTCAGGCGGACACTGAGGGAGAACCGAGCATATCAACTATACCAGGCATGTCAACAGGTGGACTTGCTGTCCTGCACGTATTTGGCATGGGTATCTTCACCAG GTATTATCACCTCCTGAACAAAAGCTTTAAAGTGGTTTGGATGACGACAAAATCATACACAGTGGAAGAGAAGACAGATGTGCACTACGATCTGTTTGGCCTGGCGACAGATCTGAGCATGCTCAAACTGTTTGAGGCTTTCCTGGAGAGTGTTCCCCAACTGCTTCTTCAGCTTTACATATTGCTGGGTCAGAATGAGCGATACTCAGTCCTGCAGT ATTTATCTCTGGCGTTCTCCTTCTTTAACATCGCCTGGTCCCTGGTGGACTACCGCCGCTGCATGCGCAGATCCCACCCCCATATAACAGAGATGCCATCTGGCCTCCCCACAGTCGTCTACCTCCTCTACAAACTCTGCACCATCACCAGCCACATCCTCAGCTACACCCTCCTCCTCATACTGAGCCCCTTCAGCACGATAGCCCTCACTGTCCTCTGGCTGCTGGGCACAACCTGGGCAAATGTACTTCAAACTGACTTCTGCTTATCAAGAGGGCTTGAGTTTCTTTACCAAGCAGTCGTCGGATTCATCCTCACCTTTACCTTTTTCAACGTCAAAGGACAGGACACCAAAGTAGCCATGGCTATCTACTACATTTTCTATGTTGGCATAAACATTTTAGCTCCATCGCTGCTGGCTTTGTTGAAACCAGAGTTACAGACAGCTGTGTATTTGCTGCCGGTCTGTGGTTTGATCGTTGGAGGTTCAGTGCTGGGGCTGGTGTGTCTCGTGCTTTACTACCTCCTGCTGCATCCTAGAGAGAAGCAGCAACGTGTATCAGACGTGGTGGACGGCCTGGGGAAAGAAACACAGACCACGAGGAGAATGAGGAACTTTTTACAGCCTTGA